One window from the genome of Scatophagus argus isolate fScaArg1 chromosome 13, fScaArg1.pri, whole genome shotgun sequence encodes:
- the clul1 gene encoding clusterin-like protein 1, producing the protein MKLLLCLAVLAVTLGVLYSAPEDQPRGISEDTLKQLSMDGEKLVDEEVSRALYGVKQMKEVMWRNEQKHEHLMKSLKHSSDKKTGAAQLAKEVTEKLEEAEEQCKDSLQSEWEECRPCLEDVCKNFYTSTCRRGFAAFHAKVDNLFRRVSRRFGPREPRIDAEDILVNQGSDDTEVVRIEDSFNRLISKVGTLVERSVALVSMMGTRLDNMLQKTFLNDTLMEEATTDPYNPSRDSGFLQGVGLEEVLDSFFDFGKSVVEEFGAVVTQAFDDIHEAVQEEKKKAREGFPRFLQKRKLCRDLRKQTSECWQLQNQCEACQGALLTECPSVRELHVELDEVSQLLDVSKEQYDEILSIVQRHTDETVSWLSNMAAEFSWVAQAVSNSSSPENIFHITMVAPKSRDEQNESVTETRVEVNILNSPPLILSVPGELELQDPAFIQYVTQEALNKYKEMVRYEDE; encoded by the exons ATGAAGCTCCTGCTCTGTTTGGCCGTTCTGGCGGTGACGCTGGGGGTCCTTTATTCTGCCCCGGAGGACCAACCCCGAGGCATCTCAGAGGACACCCTAAAAC AGTTGTCCATGGATGGCGAGAAACTGGTGGATGAGGAGGTGAGCAGGGCTCTGTATGGGGTGAAACAGATGAAGGAGGTGATGTGGAGGAACGAGCAGAAGCACGAGCACCTCATGAAGTCcctcaaacacagcagtgacaagAAGACG ggggcagcgCAGCTCGCCAAGGAGGTGACTGAGAAGctggaggaggcggaggagcaGTGTAAAGACTCCCTGCAGTCTGAGTGGGAGGAGTGCAGGCCCTGTCTGGAGGACGTGTGTAAAAACTTCTACACCTCCACCTGCCGCAGGGGATTTGCAGCTTTCCATGCCAAG GTGGACAACCTGTTCCGCAGGGTGTCCAGGCGCTTTGGCCCCCGTGAGCCTCGCATCGATGCTGAGGACATCCTGGTGAATCAGGGCTCCGACGACACCGAGGTTGTCCGCATCGAGGACTCCTTCAACCGCCTGATCAGCAAGGTGGGCACGCTGGTCGAGCGCAGCGTCGCCCTGGTCTCCATGATGGGCACCAGGCTCGACAATATGCTCCAGAAGACCTTCCTGAACGACACCCTGATGGAGGAGGCCACCACTGATCCCTACAACCCCAGCAGAGACTCGGGGTTCCTGCAGGGTGTGGGACTGGAGGAGGTCCTGGACTCGTTCTTTGACTTCGGCAAGAGCGTGGTGGAAGAGTTCGGAGCCGTGGTGACTCAGGCGTTTGATGACATCCACGAGGCAgtgcaggaggagaagaagaaag CGAGGGAAGGTTTCCCCCGTTTCCTGCAGAAGAGGAAGTTGTGCCGAGACCTTCGCAAACAGACCTCAGAGTGCTGGCAGCTCCAGAACCAGTGTGAGGCCTGCCAGGGAGCCCTGCTCACAG AGTGCCCCAGTGTCCGGGAACTGCATGTGGAGCTGGATGAAGTTTCCCAGCTGCTGGATGTGTCCAAAGAGCAGTATGATGAGATCTTGTCTATTGTCCAGCGCCACACTGATGAAACAGTCAGCTGGCTCAGCAACATGGCGGCTGAATTCAGCTGGGTGGCTCAAGCTgtgagcaacagcagcagtcctGAGAACATCTTCCACATCACCATG GTGGCGCCAAAGAGCCGCGATGAACAGAATGAATCTGTGACTGAGACCAGGGTGGAGGTGAACATCCTGAACTCTCCCCCACTTATCCTGTCTGTTCCTGGGGAGCTGGAACTACAGGACCCAGCTTTCATCCAGTACGTGACCCAGGAGGCTCTGAACAAGTACAAGGAGATGGTCAG GTATGAGGATGAGTAA